The following proteins are encoded in a genomic region of Variovorax paradoxus:
- a CDS encoding endonuclease/exonuclease/phosphatase family protein produces the protein MQYIPPNYATLFVATCNLLNLANPHRVYYENQDAYDEREYERKIGWIGERIHALNADVLAVQEVWDESALKAAIARSGLRYDFVAVPGAENTPPHNGAQGTPRVGIATRLPVDHSQSFVDFPAGFGIDVPGLGPHTRFERPPFLVTLRMKHGQQVHVLTAHLKSKRPKFLQDAQGNPLEDREDRKVGAMASLRSLVMRGVEAAALRCIVIDLLQGTNTPLVVMGDFNDEPHSVTTQLVAATSEVAYDKAARDVALFNAYEMQGESALKKDVAYSHIHQGFPAVLDQIFVSEEFVATSRRSLGDVRRVDYFNDHLHEGRDRSRSDHGFVRALLRLRTD, from the coding sequence ATGCAATACATACCGCCCAACTACGCCACGCTTTTCGTCGCGACCTGCAACCTGCTGAATCTCGCAAATCCGCACCGCGTGTACTACGAGAACCAGGATGCGTATGACGAGCGCGAATACGAACGCAAGATCGGCTGGATCGGCGAGCGCATTCACGCGCTCAACGCCGACGTGCTTGCGGTGCAAGAGGTCTGGGACGAGAGTGCGCTGAAGGCCGCGATTGCGCGCAGCGGCCTGCGCTATGACTTCGTCGCGGTGCCGGGCGCCGAGAACACGCCGCCGCACAACGGCGCGCAGGGCACGCCGCGGGTGGGCATCGCCACGCGGCTGCCGGTGGACCACAGCCAATCCTTTGTCGACTTTCCGGCGGGTTTCGGCATCGACGTGCCGGGCCTGGGCCCGCATACGCGCTTCGAGCGCCCGCCTTTTCTGGTCACGCTGCGCATGAAGCACGGCCAGCAGGTGCATGTTCTGACAGCGCACCTCAAGTCCAAGCGGCCGAAATTCCTGCAGGACGCGCAAGGCAACCCCCTCGAAGACCGGGAGGACCGCAAGGTCGGCGCGATGGCTTCGCTGCGCTCGCTGGTCATGCGGGGCGTCGAAGCGGCGGCCCTGCGCTGCATCGTGATCGACCTGCTGCAGGGTACGAACACGCCGCTGGTGGTGATGGGCGACTTCAACGACGAGCCGCACAGCGTCACCACGCAACTGGTGGCCGCCACCTCCGAGGTGGCCTACGACAAGGCCGCGCGCGACGTGGCGCTGTTCAATGCGTACGAGATGCAGGGCGAGTCGGCGCTCAAGAAAGATGTGGCCTATTCGCACATCCATCAGGGCTTTCCGGCCGTGCTCGACCAGATCTTCGTGAGCGAGGAGTTCGTGGCGACGAGCCGGCGCAGCCTGGGCGACGTGCGCCGGGTCGATTACTTCAACGACCACCTGCACGAAGGGCGCGACCGCTCGCGCTCGGACCACGGCTTCGTGCGGGCGCTGCTACGGCTGCGCACCGACTGA
- a CDS encoding ABC transporter ATP-binding protein, translating into MASVSFRNIQKSFGKVQIIQGLSFDITDGEFVVLVGPSGCGKSTLLRMLAGLEDISGGEIMIDSRVVNDLESKDRDIAMVFQSYALYPHMTVGENMGFSLRLRNAEKSVTDERVSRAAKILNLDALLGRYPRELSGGQRQRVAMGRAIVRDPKVFLFDEPLSNLDAKLRVAMRAEIKALHQRLKTTTVYVTHDQIEAMTMADRIVVMHDGIVEQIGTPLDLYDRPDNLFVAQFIGSPSMNVIEGTVRRSGTECHVEAHGARWPVPPGTSAPDGQPVHYGIRPGDITLGGGSGVNAQVIVVEPTGAETELLVQVGEAKLVLAVHGRVDAQPDQTVGLAIDADRVHLFDRQSGRRMP; encoded by the coding sequence ATGGCATCCGTATCTTTTCGCAATATCCAGAAATCCTTCGGCAAGGTCCAGATCATCCAGGGCCTGAGCTTCGACATCACCGACGGCGAATTCGTCGTGCTGGTCGGGCCTTCGGGCTGCGGCAAGTCGACCCTGCTGCGCATGCTCGCGGGCCTCGAAGACATCAGCGGCGGCGAGATCATGATCGACAGCCGCGTGGTCAACGACCTCGAGTCGAAGGACCGCGACATCGCCATGGTGTTCCAGAGCTATGCGCTCTACCCGCACATGACCGTGGGCGAGAACATGGGCTTCAGCCTGCGCCTGCGCAACGCCGAGAAGTCGGTGACCGACGAACGCGTGTCGCGGGCCGCGAAGATCCTCAACCTCGACGCACTGCTCGGACGCTACCCGCGCGAACTGTCGGGGGGGCAGCGCCAGCGCGTGGCCATGGGGCGCGCCATCGTGCGCGACCCGAAGGTCTTCTTGTTCGACGAGCCGCTGTCCAACCTCGACGCCAAGTTGCGCGTGGCCATGCGGGCCGAGATCAAGGCGCTGCACCAGCGCCTCAAGACCACCACGGTCTACGTGACGCACGACCAGATCGAAGCCATGACCATGGCCGACCGCATCGTGGTGATGCACGACGGCATCGTCGAGCAGATCGGCACGCCGCTCGACCTGTACGACCGTCCCGACAACCTGTTTGTCGCACAGTTCATCGGCTCGCCGTCGATGAACGTGATCGAGGGCACGGTGCGGCGCTCGGGCACCGAATGCCACGTCGAGGCGCACGGCGCGCGTTGGCCCGTGCCGCCGGGCACCTCGGCACCCGACGGCCAGCCGGTGCACTACGGCATCCGCCCTGGCGACATCACGCTGGGCGGGGGCAGCGGCGTCAATGCGCAGGTTATCGTGGTCGAGCCCACGGGCGCCGAAACCGAACTGCTGGTGCAGGTCGGCGAAGCGAAGCTGGTCCTGGCGGTGCACGGCCGTGTCGATGCGCAGCCCGACCAGACCGTGGGCCTGGCCATCGATGCCGACCGCGTGCACCTGTTCGACCGCCAGAGCGGCCGGCGCATGCCCTGA
- a CDS encoding carbohydrate ABC transporter permease codes for MKSWTPKAIATEAKLLLIGIPVLLWTLIPVYHMVLFAISSKDSATSGHLWPKNPTLDNFRIVFQQKHFYLDHFWLQLWNSLLIALSVGALTLFVATTAAFAISRLRVRGGRTVMNLALFTYFIPAAFLAVPMYKTMGNYGLLNSQWALILAMVTIASPYCIWVLKQASDKLPYELDEAARMDGASPLQLFRLVYLPLMVPSLVAVGTYSLLLAWNEYLYAFLLLSNDRSVTLAVALGNFLSADDSPWELLMATGLIYALPPAAIYYAFKRYMVGGLTAGAVKS; via the coding sequence ATGAAGTCCTGGACCCCCAAGGCCATAGCGACCGAGGCCAAGCTGCTGCTGATCGGCATTCCGGTGCTGCTGTGGACGCTGATCCCGGTCTACCACATGGTGCTGTTCGCGATCTCGTCGAAAGACTCCGCGACCTCGGGCCACCTGTGGCCCAAGAACCCGACGCTGGACAACTTCCGCATCGTGTTCCAGCAGAAGCACTTCTACCTCGACCACTTCTGGCTGCAGCTGTGGAACTCGCTCCTGATCGCGTTGTCGGTCGGCGCGCTCACGCTGTTCGTCGCGACCACGGCCGCGTTCGCGATCAGCCGGCTGCGCGTGCGTGGCGGGCGCACGGTGATGAACCTGGCGCTCTTCACCTACTTCATTCCCGCGGCCTTCCTCGCGGTGCCCATGTACAAGACCATGGGCAACTACGGCCTGCTCAACAGCCAGTGGGCGCTGATCCTCGCGATGGTGACCATCGCCTCGCCGTACTGCATCTGGGTGCTGAAGCAGGCGTCGGACAAGCTGCCCTACGAGCTCGACGAAGCCGCCCGCATGGACGGCGCCTCGCCGCTGCAACTGTTCCGCCTCGTGTACCTGCCGCTGATGGTGCCGTCGCTGGTGGCGGTGGGCACCTATTCGCTGCTGCTGGCGTGGAACGAATACCTCTACGCCTTCCTGCTGCTGTCGAACGACAGGAGCGTGACGCTGGCGGTGGCGCTCGGCAACTTCCTCTCGGCCGACGATTCGCCGTGGGAGCTGCTGATGGCCACCGGCCTCATCTACGCATTGCCGCCCGCGGCGATCTACTACGCCTTCAAGCGCTACATGGTGGGCGGACTCACCGCTGGTGCCGTCAAGAGCTGA